A stretch of the Agromyces larvae genome encodes the following:
- a CDS encoding ABC transporter ATP-binding protein, with protein MTDPYKPSKRDVLRPAEYVGGAAIAAIFVGVIVLAGTHDWITALIGTGGVFIVVLVVLALLQMAIKPDASERAELEGDGPDEHTEDRPGLH; from the coding sequence GTGACCGATCCCTACAAGCCGAGCAAGCGCGATGTGCTGCGCCCCGCCGAGTACGTCGGCGGCGCCGCGATCGCCGCGATCTTCGTCGGCGTGATCGTGCTGGCCGGCACGCACGACTGGATCACCGCGCTCATCGGCACCGGCGGCGTGTTCATCGTCGTGCTGGTCGTGCTCGCGCTGCTGCAGATGGCGATCAAGCCCGACGCGTCCGAGCGCGCCGAACTCGAGGGCGACGGCCCCGACGAGCACACCGAGGACCGCCCGGGCCTGCACTAG
- a CDS encoding low molecular weight protein-tyrosine-phosphatase codes for MTRAEPVGDAAVPFRISFVCTGNICRSPMAEVVLRSLAEHAGLDGALAIESAATGDWHVGEQADQRTIDALDRAGYDGSKHRARQFDPTNFGELDLVVAFDRGQARILRNWATNATDQHKVRLLLEFEPELAPLQDVPDPYYSDAETFDRVLGMIERSTKALFRQLAPALRQGIR; via the coding sequence ATGACCCGAGCGGAACCCGTGGGGGACGCCGCTGTGCCCTTCCGGATCAGCTTCGTGTGCACCGGCAACATCTGCCGCTCACCGATGGCCGAAGTGGTGCTGCGATCCCTCGCCGAGCACGCGGGGCTCGACGGCGCGCTCGCGATCGAGTCGGCCGCGACCGGCGACTGGCACGTCGGCGAGCAGGCCGACCAGCGCACCATCGACGCACTCGACCGCGCGGGCTACGACGGCTCGAAGCACCGGGCACGGCAGTTCGACCCGACGAACTTCGGCGAGCTCGACCTCGTGGTCGCGTTCGACCGCGGGCAGGCCCGCATCCTGCGCAACTGGGCGACGAACGCGACCGACCAGCACAAGGTGCGCCTGCTGCTCGAATTCGAGCCCGAACTGGCGCCGTTGCAGGACGTGCCCGACCCCTACTACTCGGATGCGGAAACCTTCGATCGAGTTCTTGGGATGATAGAGCGGTCGACCAAGGCGCTCTTCCGGCAACTCGCGCCGGCTCTCAGACAAGGAATCCGATGA
- the purB gene encoding adenylosuccinate lyase, with product MTSLPPQPLSPLDGRYRAAVGSLGEHLSEAGLNRARIHVEVEWLIAQTDRGFFGTQPLTPSQKDALRAVVTDFGQADIDELAALEATTRHDVKAVEYYVRRRLELLGLDSIAELTHFACTSEDINNLSYAITVRDAVQQIWLPKLGLVISRLTELAEEHRDASMLSRTHGQPATPTTMGKELAVFAHRLQRIARQVEATEYLGKFSGATGTFSAHVVAVPDVSWPDVSREFVESLGLTWNPLTTQIESHDWQAELYGRVSHANRVLHNLATDIWTYISLGYFRQIPAAGATGSSTMPHKVNPIRFENAEANLELSSAVLDSLAATLVTSRLQRDLTDSSAQRNIGVGFGHSLLALDNLLRGLGEIDLDRALLLDDLDHNWEVLGEAIQTVIRGEVVAGRSTISDPYALLKELTRGKRVGAAELAAFVSSLEIGDAATQRLLALTPASYVGLADELVDRLAPHD from the coding sequence ATGACTTCGCTGCCTCCCCAGCCGCTCAGCCCGCTCGATGGACGCTACCGCGCGGCGGTCGGGTCGCTGGGCGAGCATCTCTCCGAGGCCGGGCTCAATCGCGCGCGCATCCACGTCGAGGTCGAGTGGCTGATCGCCCAGACCGACCGCGGCTTCTTCGGCACGCAGCCGCTCACGCCCTCGCAGAAGGACGCCCTCCGCGCGGTCGTGACCGACTTCGGCCAGGCCGACATCGACGAGCTCGCCGCGCTCGAGGCGACGACCCGGCACGACGTGAAGGCCGTCGAGTACTACGTGCGCCGGCGGCTCGAGCTACTCGGCCTCGACTCGATCGCCGAGCTCACCCACTTCGCGTGCACGAGCGAAGACATCAACAACCTCTCGTACGCGATCACCGTGCGCGATGCGGTGCAGCAGATCTGGCTGCCGAAGCTCGGTCTCGTGATCTCACGCTTGACCGAGCTCGCCGAGGAGCACCGGGATGCCTCGATGCTCTCGCGCACGCACGGCCAGCCCGCGACGCCCACCACGATGGGCAAAGAGCTCGCGGTGTTCGCGCACCGGCTGCAGCGCATCGCCCGGCAGGTCGAGGCGACCGAGTACCTGGGCAAGTTCTCGGGCGCGACCGGCACGTTCTCGGCGCACGTCGTCGCGGTGCCGGATGTCTCGTGGCCCGACGTGTCGCGCGAGTTCGTCGAGTCGCTCGGGCTCACCTGGAACCCGCTCACCACGCAGATCGAATCGCACGACTGGCAGGCCGAGCTCTACGGCCGCGTCTCGCACGCCAACCGCGTGCTGCACAACCTCGCGACCGACATCTGGACCTACATCTCGCTCGGCTACTTCCGGCAGATCCCGGCCGCCGGCGCGACCGGCTCATCGACGATGCCGCACAAGGTCAACCCGATCCGGTTCGAGAACGCCGAGGCGAACCTCGAGCTCTCGAGCGCCGTGCTCGACTCGCTCGCCGCGACCCTCGTCACCTCGCGGCTGCAGCGCGACCTCACCGACTCGTCGGCGCAGCGCAACATCGGCGTCGGGTTCGGGCACTCGCTGCTCGCGCTCGACAACCTGCTGCGCGGGCTCGGCGAGATCGACCTCGACCGGGCGCTGCTGCTCGACGACCTCGACCACAACTGGGAGGTGCTGGGCGAGGCGATCCAGACCGTCATCCGCGGCGAGGTCGTCGCGGGCCGGTCGACGATCAGCGACCCGTACGCGCTGCTCAAGGAGCTCACGCGCGGCAAGCGGGTCGGTGCGGCCGAGCTGGCGGCCTTCGTGTCGTCGCTCGAGATCGGGGATGCCGCGACGCAGCGGCTGCTCGCGCTCACGCCCGCGTCGTACGTGGGCCTGGCCGACGAACTCGTCGACCGGCTGGCGCCGCACGACTGA
- a CDS encoding ABC transporter permease, with protein sequence MTETTVDGAAEVSAAPESPTRSWTAGIARGRVTRTVRALGLTVGRRVLSGILVLWGAATLTFLALHVPKGDPAIMLLGGSEANPTPEVLAQVRAEWGFDRPIWEQYARYFGRLLSGDLGTSYQQRMPVADAIGIQLGPTVVLAFTAAGVSVVLAIVVALATAKRGRVLTGFASGTGILLASIPGFVLGILLLFLFAALIPIFPSSGTDGIERLVLPVLTLALPIAATLAQVMRTELDEVLEQPFILTARTRGLSVTAVKIRHALRHSLVPIATMTGFVIANLLGGAVLVETVFSRQGIGRLALAAVQNQDLPLVLGVVLFAALVFVVVNLVVDVLYSVIDPRLATA encoded by the coding sequence ATGACCGAGACGACTGTCGACGGGGCGGCGGAAGTGTCCGCCGCCCCCGAGTCGCCGACGCGGTCGTGGACCGCAGGCATCGCGCGGGGCCGCGTGACCCGCACGGTCCGCGCGCTCGGCCTGACCGTCGGGCGACGCGTCCTGAGCGGCATCCTCGTGCTCTGGGGCGCCGCGACGCTGACCTTCCTCGCACTCCACGTGCCGAAGGGAGACCCGGCGATCATGCTGCTCGGAGGCAGCGAGGCGAACCCCACGCCCGAGGTGCTGGCGCAGGTGCGTGCCGAGTGGGGGTTCGACCGTCCGATCTGGGAGCAGTACGCCCGATACTTCGGCCGTCTGCTCTCGGGCGACCTCGGCACGTCCTACCAGCAGCGGATGCCGGTGGCCGACGCGATCGGCATCCAACTCGGGCCGACCGTGGTGCTGGCCTTCACCGCCGCGGGCGTGTCGGTCGTGCTCGCGATCGTCGTCGCCCTCGCGACCGCGAAGCGCGGGCGGGTGCTCACCGGGTTCGCCTCCGGCACCGGCATCCTCCTCGCGAGCATTCCGGGTTTCGTGCTCGGCATCCTGCTGCTCTTCCTGTTCGCCGCACTGATCCCCATCTTCCCGTCCTCAGGGACCGACGGCATCGAACGGCTGGTTCTTCCCGTCCTCACGCTCGCGCTGCCGATCGCTGCGACGCTCGCCCAGGTGATGCGCACCGAACTCGACGAGGTGCTCGAGCAGCCCTTCATCCTCACCGCTCGCACCCGCGGGCTGAGCGTCACCGCAGTCAAGATCCGTCACGCGCTGCGCCACTCGCTCGTGCCCATCGCGACGATGACGGGCTTCGTGATCGCGAACCTGCTCGGCGGGGCGGTGCTGGTCGAGACGGTGTTCAGCCGTCAGGGCATCGGCCGGCTCGCGCTCGCCGCCGTACAGAACCAGGACTTGCCGCTCGTGCTGGGCGTCGTCCTGTTCGCGGCGCTCGTCTTCGTCGTCGTGAATCTCGTCGTCGACGTGCTGTACTCCGTCATCGACCCGAGGCTGGCGACGGCATGA
- a CDS encoding dipeptide ABC transporter ATP-binding protein, with amino-acid sequence MTIEVLERPAPGADGSGAARESREGSSAGGGPPTPVIEVSGLEVAFHHHDHGWRRVVRGISLEVSPGECLALVGESGSGKSVTSRSLVGLAGERSRVHADRLAIDGVDARQFSERSWRGIRGSRIGFVLQDALASLDGLRPVGREIGETLELHTRLTRKERAQRVVELLTEVGVPEPELRARQHPYELSGGLRQRALIASAIAASPKVLIADEPTTALDATVAAQILRLLGRLKSDDGAMLLVSHDLAVVASIADRIAVMRDGEIVEAGTTEAVLHDPQHEYTKRLLAAIPSAASRGSRLSPDSPPAGVSRGRSAARRVEADATAPSPAIDSVPDGGLLIEASGLVKRFRGPDGIDRTVVDDVSFVLGRAETLGIVGESGSGKTTVARIALGVETATEGEVRVAGRRWQDLGGAERSRIRRRIQVVSQDPLGSFDPRYTVRKVLDEALGVAGIRGGARTARERELLDLVRLEHATLERRPLDLSGGQRQRVAIARALAVDPDVIVADEPVSALDVSVQAQILDLFEDIQREYGVAYLFISHDLGVVHHVADRVLVMKDGRVVESGEADAVFHRPSHQYTRALLDAIPSIASARRTSSTTTEGAPR; translated from the coding sequence ATGACGATCGAGGTCTTGGAACGGCCGGCCCCGGGCGCGGATGGCTCGGGCGCGGCACGTGAGAGCCGTGAGGGCTCGTCGGCCGGCGGCGGGCCGCCCACACCGGTGATCGAGGTGTCGGGTCTCGAGGTGGCCTTCCACCACCACGACCACGGCTGGCGCCGTGTCGTACGCGGAATCTCGCTCGAGGTGTCGCCAGGTGAATGCCTCGCCCTCGTCGGCGAGTCGGGCTCGGGCAAGTCGGTCACGTCGCGTTCCTTGGTCGGCCTGGCCGGCGAGCGTTCGCGTGTGCACGCCGATCGGCTGGCGATCGACGGTGTCGATGCCCGTCAGTTCTCGGAACGGAGCTGGCGAGGCATCCGCGGTTCGCGCATCGGCTTCGTACTGCAGGACGCGCTGGCGTCGCTCGACGGATTGCGACCCGTCGGCCGGGAGATCGGCGAGACGCTCGAGCTGCACACCCGGTTGACGCGCAAAGAGCGCGCACAACGGGTCGTGGAGTTGCTCACCGAGGTCGGCGTCCCCGAGCCCGAACTGCGGGCACGGCAGCATCCGTACGAACTGTCGGGGGGCCTTCGCCAGCGAGCGTTGATCGCCTCGGCGATCGCCGCGTCCCCGAAGGTGCTCATCGCCGACGAGCCGACGACCGCGCTCGACGCGACTGTGGCCGCGCAGATTCTGCGCCTGCTCGGACGTCTCAAGTCGGATGACGGCGCGATGCTGCTCGTGAGCCACGATCTCGCGGTCGTCGCGAGCATCGCCGACCGCATCGCCGTCATGCGCGACGGCGAGATCGTCGAGGCCGGCACCACCGAGGCCGTGCTTCACGATCCGCAGCACGAGTACACGAAGCGACTGCTCGCTGCGATTCCTTCCGCCGCTTCGAGAGGTTCGCGCCTCTCGCCCGACTCACCTCCCGCGGGCGTCTCGCGCGGGCGGTCGGCGGCGCGGCGGGTCGAGGCGGATGCCACGGCGCCATCGCCTGCGATCGACTCGGTGCCGGACGGCGGCCTGCTGATCGAGGCATCCGGGCTGGTGAAGCGATTCCGCGGACCGGACGGCATCGATCGCACCGTCGTCGACGACGTGTCCTTCGTACTCGGACGAGCCGAGACGCTGGGGATCGTCGGCGAGTCCGGTTCGGGGAAGACCACGGTGGCGCGGATCGCGCTGGGCGTCGAGACCGCCACCGAGGGAGAGGTTCGCGTCGCGGGTCGGCGTTGGCAGGATCTCGGCGGCGCTGAGCGCTCGAGGATCCGCCGACGCATCCAGGTGGTGTCGCAGGACCCGCTCGGATCGTTCGATCCGCGCTACACGGTGCGCAAGGTGCTCGACGAAGCGCTCGGCGTCGCCGGCATCCGAGGCGGTGCGCGCACCGCCCGGGAGCGCGAACTGCTCGATCTGGTGCGGCTCGAGCACGCGACCCTCGAACGCCGGCCGCTCGACCTCTCGGGCGGCCAGCGCCAACGCGTCGCGATCGCGCGCGCCCTCGCGGTCGATCCGGACGTGATCGTCGCCGACGAGCCGGTCTCCGCGCTGGATGTCTCGGTGCAGGCGCAGATCCTCGACCTGTTCGAGGACATCCAGCGCGAGTACGGCGTCGCTTACCTCTTCATCTCGCACGACCTCGGTGTCGTGCATCACGTCGCCGACCGCGTGCTCGTCATGAAGGACGGCCGCGTCGTCGAATCGGGTGAGGCCGACGCCGTATTCCACCGTCCATCGCATCAGTACACCCGTGCCCTGCTCGACGCGATTCCGAGCATTGCATCTGCCCGACGCACCAGCTCCACCACCACGGAAGGCGCACCACGATGA
- a CDS encoding DUF308 domain-containing protein — MAEVHDAAPSTAGSWVVPVVRGILALVPAVVITFNQDHSPALGLGVFGWWAVVAGAVVGALALRLQPDRVVRGVSAVTAVVTVVAGVLALTLPSSLPVLLYLVSVWAAVTGFTELYLGLRGRGRAPEARDWMTVGAFTALLAILFLLLPPDAVTAVGFLGAYFVIVGVALLIGGFSLKWAASRPAPDAPQASPTAASPEASAPETEQS; from the coding sequence GTGGCCGAGGTCCACGACGCTGCGCCGAGCACGGCCGGCTCCTGGGTCGTCCCCGTCGTGCGAGGCATCCTCGCTCTCGTGCCCGCCGTGGTGATCACGTTCAACCAGGACCACTCCCCCGCGCTCGGCCTGGGCGTGTTCGGCTGGTGGGCCGTCGTGGCCGGCGCCGTCGTCGGCGCGCTCGCCCTGCGGCTCCAGCCCGACCGGGTCGTTCGGGGCGTCTCCGCCGTGACCGCGGTGGTCACCGTCGTCGCCGGCGTCCTGGCGCTCACCTTGCCGTCGAGCCTGCCCGTGCTGCTGTACCTGGTCAGCGTCTGGGCGGCCGTCACCGGCTTCACCGAGCTCTACCTCGGTCTGCGCGGGCGCGGCCGGGCGCCCGAAGCACGCGACTGGATGACGGTCGGCGCGTTCACCGCGCTGCTGGCGATCCTCTTCCTCCTGCTGCCGCCCGACGCCGTCACCGCGGTCGGATTCCTCGGCGCGTATTTCGTGATCGTCGGCGTGGCCCTGCTCATCGGCGGCTTCTCGCTGAAATGGGCGGCGAGCCGCCCGGCCCCGGATGCTCCGCAGGCGAGCCCGACCGCGGCATCCCCTGAGGCATCCGCACCCGAAACGGAGCAGTCGTGA
- a CDS encoding ABC transporter substrate-binding protein translates to MTLRSKHPRARLVLAGVALVGAAAMLAGCAGPAQDEVPTADSQTDLARPPAEDDPNAVAGGTLRLSTSSDPVCLDGHQVSTAQLQLLGRIIYDNLVSLDADGNPSPWLAESWDISEDGRTYTFHLRDDVTFSDGTPFDAAAVVANFDHMAAPETKSPLAAAYIDPIASTRVIDDETLEVKLDYAYSPFLYVLAQGWLGLISPKQLAEHPEQTCLQPIGSGPYVVEKYTPGEGVTFAKRADYDWSADYLNHDGPAYLDRIEISFITEPAVRYSSLVSGEFDATDNIAPQNAAAIEADSSIEYHNISRIGNPQRITLNTSRPPFDDLKVRQALALGIDSEGIAEAVGFGEYEPRHAFLSPTTQYYDPAAEEAWEYDPDRAGELLDEAGWSTIDADGYRTKDGQRLTAEFPVTETATPGSLNDLIQSELKKLGVELKLIQLPSAEAQERRRNGDYDIGTGVWHTNTPDALYIVYASGEITSPERIGQNTSRLTDAELDGILLDARQTTDTEELAELYGKAQARLAELVPAIPLYDFYTPWAVHDNLHGVLADSSHGVPLFTIAWLEP, encoded by the coding sequence ATGACCCTCCGATCGAAGCATCCGCGGGCCCGCCTCGTCCTCGCCGGCGTCGCCCTCGTCGGTGCCGCCGCGATGCTCGCCGGTTGCGCCGGCCCCGCTCAGGACGAGGTGCCGACCGCGGATTCGCAGACCGACCTCGCTCGCCCGCCCGCTGAGGACGACCCGAACGCCGTCGCCGGCGGCACGCTGCGCCTCTCGACGTCATCCGACCCGGTGTGCCTCGACGGCCACCAGGTCTCGACCGCGCAGCTGCAACTCCTCGGCCGCATCATCTACGACAACCTCGTCAGCCTCGACGCCGACGGCAACCCGTCGCCGTGGCTCGCGGAATCGTGGGACATCTCCGAGGACGGACGCACCTACACCTTCCACCTGCGCGACGACGTGACCTTCAGCGACGGGACGCCGTTCGACGCGGCAGCAGTGGTTGCGAACTTCGATCACATGGCCGCTCCCGAGACCAAGTCCCCGCTGGCTGCCGCGTACATCGACCCGATCGCCTCCACTCGTGTGATCGACGACGAGACGCTCGAAGTGAAGCTCGACTACGCGTACAGCCCGTTCCTCTACGTGCTCGCGCAAGGGTGGCTCGGTCTCATCTCGCCGAAACAGCTCGCCGAGCACCCCGAGCAGACGTGCCTGCAGCCGATCGGCAGCGGCCCGTACGTCGTCGAGAAGTACACGCCGGGCGAGGGCGTCACGTTCGCCAAGCGCGCCGACTACGACTGGTCGGCCGACTATCTGAACCATGACGGTCCCGCCTACCTCGATCGCATCGAGATCAGCTTCATCACCGAGCCCGCTGTCCGGTACAGCTCGCTCGTCAGCGGTGAGTTCGACGCGACCGACAACATCGCCCCGCAGAACGCCGCGGCGATCGAGGCGGATTCGTCTATCGAATACCACAACATCTCGCGCATCGGGAACCCGCAGCGCATCACGCTCAACACCTCACGCCCGCCCTTCGACGACCTGAAGGTCCGGCAGGCGCTCGCGCTCGGCATCGACTCCGAGGGCATTGCGGAGGCCGTCGGGTTCGGTGAGTACGAGCCGCGCCACGCGTTCCTCTCGCCGACGACGCAGTACTACGACCCCGCTGCCGAAGAGGCGTGGGAGTACGACCCCGACCGCGCGGGCGAACTGCTCGACGAGGCGGGCTGGAGCACGATCGACGCCGACGGGTATCGAACGAAGGACGGTCAGCGGCTCACGGCCGAATTCCCCGTCACCGAGACCGCCACGCCTGGCTCGCTCAACGACCTCATCCAGTCCGAACTGAAGAAGCTGGGTGTCGAACTGAAGCTCATCCAGTTGCCGAGCGCCGAGGCGCAGGAGCGCCGCCGAAACGGCGACTACGACATCGGCACGGGTGTGTGGCACACGAACACCCCCGACGCCCTCTACATCGTGTACGCATCCGGCGAGATCACCTCACCTGAGCGCATCGGGCAGAACACTTCCCGACTGACCGACGCTGAGCTCGACGGAATCCTCCTCGACGCGCGCCAGACGACCGACACCGAGGAGCTCGCCGAGCTCTACGGCAAGGCGCAGGCGAGGCTCGCCGAACTCGTTCCGGCGATCCCGCTGTACGACTTCTATACGCCGTGGGCCGTGCACGACAACCTCCATGGCGTGCTCGCCGACTCGTCGCACGGTGTGCCCCTCTTCACGATCGCGTGGCTCGAACCATGA
- a CDS encoding ABC transporter permease, whose amino-acid sequence MSAATTSVLDATVAAPARARRRPLWLRTSIVASAAFLALIISAALFPTVFAPYDPLEVDLRAILAPPSVDHWFGTDDAGRDVFSRIVHGAAASLAIGFGATIIGVVGGSLLGILAGLGPRWADASVMRLVDCLVAVPDILLAMIVITLAGGGTMNALIAVGIASIPSYARIIRAQSHQVRVAPYIEAARTLGIGSGLIAVRHVFPNAFRPLIPVIALRIGGAIGAGAGLSFLGLGAQPPEAEWGAMIASARNFLVNDPLLVFWPSLAVTLTVLAVGVIGRELKQRLEGRGLG is encoded by the coding sequence ATGAGCGCGGCAACGACATCCGTCCTCGACGCGACGGTCGCGGCCCCCGCGCGAGCGCGTCGGCGCCCGCTCTGGTTGCGTACGAGCATCGTCGCTTCGGCGGCGTTCCTCGCTCTGATCATCTCGGCGGCGCTCTTCCCCACCGTCTTCGCTCCCTACGACCCGCTCGAAGTCGACCTTCGGGCGATCCTCGCGCCGCCGAGCGTCGACCACTGGTTCGGCACCGACGACGCCGGACGTGATGTGTTCAGCCGCATCGTCCACGGTGCGGCGGCCTCGCTCGCGATCGGCTTCGGGGCGACGATCATCGGAGTCGTGGGCGGCAGCCTGCTCGGCATCCTCGCCGGCCTCGGGCCGCGCTGGGCCGACGCGAGCGTCATGCGTCTCGTCGACTGCCTGGTCGCAGTGCCGGACATCCTGCTCGCGATGATCGTGATCACCCTCGCGGGCGGAGGCACGATGAACGCGCTCATCGCCGTCGGCATCGCGAGCATCCCGAGCTACGCCCGGATCATCCGGGCGCAGTCGCATCAGGTGCGCGTCGCACCGTACATCGAGGCCGCGCGCACGCTCGGCATCGGCAGCGGGCTCATCGCCGTGCGGCACGTGTTCCCGAACGCCTTCCGCCCGCTCATTCCGGTGATCGCGCTGCGCATCGGCGGTGCGATCGGTGCGGGGGCCGGCCTGAGCTTCCTCGGCCTGGGGGCGCAGCCGCCGGAGGCCGAATGGGGCGCGATGATCGCCTCGGCTCGCAACTTCCTCGTCAACGACCCGCTCCTCGTGTTCTGGCCTTCGCTCGCGGTGACGCTCACCGTGCTCGCGGTCGGCGTGATCGGGCGGGAACTCAAGCAGCGACTCGAAGGGAGGGGCCTCGGATGA
- a CDS encoding NtaA/DmoA family FMN-dependent monooxygenase (This protein belongs to a clade of FMN-dependent monooxygenases, within a broader family of flavin-dependent oxidoreductases, the luciferase-like monooxygenase (LMM) family, some of whose members use coenzyme F420 rather than FMN.), whose amino-acid sequence MTADRPRSMSLGMNILGLGGHAAAAHLHEVPPTATTDVDYFVNIAKISERGALDGIFLADGPAYQGGRAGGGKLDPIVLLTAVAAATERIGVIATASTSYNHPYNLARRIASLDHISRGRAGWNAVTTAGDAAARNFGQDGAAFHSDRYRRADEFIDVVTKAWGSWAPDATRLGPDGLIDRRPDAVQPIGHTGEFFSVEGAGTLPRTPQGRPVIVQAGASEGGKNLGARWADAIFTAQTTLEDGIAFARDIRARAAAFGRNPNHVRILPGLSTVIGSTEEEAQRRWDELDSHLSFEQEYAQISGRLGVDVRELDLDAPLPWEKFPKPDDSFRTSHGFLEAQLSLARRENLTPRQLVKRIRSGHRLAVGTPEQIADTLEQWFRAGAGDGFNIMPDAFPSGAEIFVDHVVPELRRRGLFRHEYEGTTLRDHLGLPHHDLIEADERERAGSRALAS is encoded by the coding sequence ATGACCGCAGACCGACCTCGCAGCATGAGCCTCGGGATGAACATCCTCGGGCTCGGCGGGCACGCCGCCGCAGCCCATCTCCACGAGGTGCCGCCGACGGCGACCACCGATGTCGACTACTTCGTGAACATCGCGAAGATCTCCGAGCGCGGCGCGCTCGACGGCATCTTCCTGGCCGACGGCCCGGCGTATCAGGGCGGGCGAGCGGGCGGCGGCAAGCTCGACCCGATCGTGCTGCTGACCGCGGTGGCGGCCGCGACCGAGCGCATCGGGGTGATCGCGACCGCCTCGACGTCGTACAACCATCCCTACAACCTGGCCCGCCGGATCGCGTCGCTCGACCACATCAGTCGCGGGCGGGCTGGCTGGAACGCGGTCACCACCGCGGGCGATGCCGCGGCCCGCAACTTCGGGCAGGACGGCGCCGCGTTCCACTCCGACCGCTACCGTCGCGCCGACGAGTTCATCGACGTCGTGACGAAGGCGTGGGGCAGTTGGGCGCCCGATGCGACTCGGCTCGGACCCGACGGGCTCATCGATCGCCGCCCCGACGCGGTGCAGCCCATCGGCCACACGGGCGAGTTCTTCTCGGTCGAGGGTGCGGGAACCCTGCCCCGCACTCCGCAGGGCCGACCGGTGATCGTGCAGGCCGGCGCATCCGAGGGCGGCAAGAACCTGGGCGCGAGGTGGGCTGACGCGATCTTCACGGCGCAGACGACGCTGGAGGACGGCATCGCGTTCGCCCGTGACATCCGAGCCCGCGCCGCGGCCTTCGGCCGCAATCCGAACCATGTGCGCATCCTGCCCGGTCTCTCGACCGTGATCGGCTCCACCGAGGAGGAGGCGCAGCGACGCTGGGACGAACTCGACTCCCACCTGTCGTTCGAACAGGAGTACGCGCAGATCTCGGGGCGGCTCGGCGTCGACGTGCGGGAGCTCGACCTCGACGCGCCGCTGCCGTGGGAGAAGTTCCCGAAGCCCGATGACTCGTTCCGCACCAGCCACGGCTTCCTCGAGGCGCAGCTCAGCCTGGCGCGGCGTGAGAACCTGACCCCGCGTCAGCTCGTGAAGCGCATCCGCAGCGGGCACCGGCTCGCGGTCGGCACGCCCGAGCAGATCGCCGACACGCTCGAGCAGTGGTTCCGGGCGGGTGCCGGAGACGGGTTCAACATCATGCCCGACGCGTTCCCGTCGGGTGCCGAGATCTTCGTCGACCACGTCGTGCCCGAACTGCGCCGTCGCGGACTGTTCCGGCACGAGTACGAGGGCACGACGCTGCGCGATCACCTCGGGCTGCCGCATCACGACCTGATCGAGGCGGACGAGCGCGAGCGGGCCGGGTCGCGAGCGCTCGCGAGCTGA